Proteins from one Macrobrachium rosenbergii isolate ZJJX-2024 chromosome 14, ASM4041242v1, whole genome shotgun sequence genomic window:
- the LOC136845787 gene encoding transcription factor HES-1-like isoform X1, whose product MCQGGGELIFVPYYLISSGLVKSNKPLMERRRRERINHCLNELKNLVLTAQKKDPTRYSKLEKADILEMTVRHVQDLHRNDSVLSRNATSPSTADATAKYNAGFRKCASEVSRFLSGVNGLPPDLHARVLSHLSSSTNAEFPLVKRSPAAKGDTLASTKFPPRSKKLPHPPPPPPPPPPHHHPRQQHQLQVAGMSVADARLSSGQLQALVVPSWTGVSVSGSPPTNATSPEAAGAPSSPESARGSPSMSSSTEEPGYDILHSSDHIIAIKYLPRPPTAAHSSALSSSSASFSNVKSTHSSTTVCSGRMQVDLQVAPLDLATSHRRYATITTATASPKRHRAITVSVESVSPQLKTDEYATHPRAPASSSSKSQQLQNVTPIIAKGASIPISLREVRHAPYPVHNHQNPHWRPW is encoded by the exons agTAACAAACCACTGATGGAGCGGAGGCGTCGAGAGAGGATTAACCATTGCCTCAATGAGCTCAAGAACTTAGTCCTGACGGCTCAGAAGAAAGAC CCAACTCGATACAGCAAACTGGAGAAGGCAGACATCCTGGAGATGACAGTGCGACACGTACAAGACCTCCACAGAAACGATTCCGTCCTAAGCCGGAATGCAACGTCGCCTTCCACCGCAGATGCCACAGCGAAATACAACGCCGGTTTCAGAAAGTGCGCTTCCGAAGTCAGCAGGTTCCTCTCAGGCGTCAACGGTCTGCCCCCTGATCTTCATGCCCGGGTACTGTCACACCTCAGTTCTAGTACAAATGCAGAATTCCCGTTGGTCAAAAGATCACCAGCCGCAAAAGGGGATACTCTGGCGTCGACAAAATTCCCACCAAGGAGCAAAAAACTtcctcaccctcctccccctccccctccccctcctcctcatcatcatccaaGGCAACAGCATCAATTGCAAGTCGCAGGAATGTCAGTCGCCGATGCCAGGTTGTCTTCCGGTCAGTTGCAAGCCCTCGTCGTGCCATCATGGACAGGTGTGTCTGTCAGCGGCAGCCCGCCCACTAATGCCACGTCTCCAGAGGCGGCCGGTGCCCCATCCTCCCCCGAGTCAGCCCGGGGAAGCCCCAGTATGTCATCCTCTACTGAAGAGCCCGGTTACGATATCCTCCACAGCAGTGACCACATCATCGCCATTAAATACCTTCCTAGGCCCCCGACGGCTGCCCATTCCAGTGCACTTTCCTCCTCTTCAGCCTCCTTTTCAAATGTCAAAAGCACGCACTCGAGCACGACGGTGTGCTCAGGCAGGATGCAAGTGGACCTCCAAGTGGCACCATTAGATCTCGCCACGTCTCATCGTCGATATGCCACTATCACCACCGCCACTGCATCCCCAAAGAGGCACCGAGCAATAACGGTGTCCGTAGAATCTGTTTCACCTCAGCTTAAGACAGACGAGTATGCAACTCACCCAAGAGCTCCAGCTTCTTCCTCCAGCAAAAGTCAGCAGCTTCAGAATGTAACCCCCATCATAGCAAAGGGGGCGAGTATCCCCATTTCCCTCAGAGAGGTTCGACATGCCCCGTACCCTGTTCACAACCATCAGAACCCACACTGGAGACCTTGGTGA
- the LOC136845787 gene encoding transcription factor HES-4-like isoform X2, producing MCSSKNITRMADTPKSNRRSNKPLMERRRRERINHCLNELKNLVLTAQKKDPTRYSKLEKADILEMTVRHVQDLHRNDSVLSRNATSPSTADATAKYNAGFRKCASEVSRFLSGVNGLPPDLHARVLSHLSSSTNAEFPLVKRSPAAKGDTLASTKFPPRSKKLPHPPPPPPPPPPHHHPRQQHQLQVAGMSVADARLSSGQLQALVVPSWTGVSVSGSPPTNATSPEAAGAPSSPESARGSPSMSSSTEEPGYDILHSSDHIIAIKYLPRPPTAAHSSALSSSSASFSNVKSTHSSTTVCSGRMQVDLQVAPLDLATSHRRYATITTATASPKRHRAITVSVESVSPQLKTDEYATHPRAPASSSSKSQQLQNVTPIIAKGASIPISLREVRHAPYPVHNHQNPHWRPW from the exons ATGTGCAGTTCAAAAAACATTACGAGAATGGCAGATACACCCAAGTCCAATAGGAGG agTAACAAACCACTGATGGAGCGGAGGCGTCGAGAGAGGATTAACCATTGCCTCAATGAGCTCAAGAACTTAGTCCTGACGGCTCAGAAGAAAGAC CCAACTCGATACAGCAAACTGGAGAAGGCAGACATCCTGGAGATGACAGTGCGACACGTACAAGACCTCCACAGAAACGATTCCGTCCTAAGCCGGAATGCAACGTCGCCTTCCACCGCAGATGCCACAGCGAAATACAACGCCGGTTTCAGAAAGTGCGCTTCCGAAGTCAGCAGGTTCCTCTCAGGCGTCAACGGTCTGCCCCCTGATCTTCATGCCCGGGTACTGTCACACCTCAGTTCTAGTACAAATGCAGAATTCCCGTTGGTCAAAAGATCACCAGCCGCAAAAGGGGATACTCTGGCGTCGACAAAATTCCCACCAAGGAGCAAAAAACTtcctcaccctcctccccctccccctccccctcctcctcatcatcatccaaGGCAACAGCATCAATTGCAAGTCGCAGGAATGTCAGTCGCCGATGCCAGGTTGTCTTCCGGTCAGTTGCAAGCCCTCGTCGTGCCATCATGGACAGGTGTGTCTGTCAGCGGCAGCCCGCCCACTAATGCCACGTCTCCAGAGGCGGCCGGTGCCCCATCCTCCCCCGAGTCAGCCCGGGGAAGCCCCAGTATGTCATCCTCTACTGAAGAGCCCGGTTACGATATCCTCCACAGCAGTGACCACATCATCGCCATTAAATACCTTCCTAGGCCCCCGACGGCTGCCCATTCCAGTGCACTTTCCTCCTCTTCAGCCTCCTTTTCAAATGTCAAAAGCACGCACTCGAGCACGACGGTGTGCTCAGGCAGGATGCAAGTGGACCTCCAAGTGGCACCATTAGATCTCGCCACGTCTCATCGTCGATATGCCACTATCACCACCGCCACTGCATCCCCAAAGAGGCACCGAGCAATAACGGTGTCCGTAGAATCTGTTTCACCTCAGCTTAAGACAGACGAGTATGCAACTCACCCAAGAGCTCCAGCTTCTTCCTCCAGCAAAAGTCAGCAGCTTCAGAATGTAACCCCCATCATAGCAAAGGGGGCGAGTATCCCCATTTCCCTCAGAGAGGTTCGACATGCCCCGTACCCTGTTCACAACCATCAGAACCCACACTGGAGACCTTGGTGA